The genomic stretch ACCCGTTGATGAGTGTTTATTCCTATATGGGGAGCTTTTTCCACTGGAAGCATCTATTATTTTTGATCTAAATTGGCGTGCATACACATAGAATTCGTCCCGTTTCCCTTTGGGAGGTCATATATTAGCCTAATATTGGCTCACTGGATGTTGATCTTGTAACCCTTGCTCCTCGCATTCTCGGCCTTGGGCAGGACTATCTCGAGAACTCCATTCTTGAAGCTCGCCTTTGCCTCCTCGCGTTTCACAGGGCTCGTCAGCGGGAGCATTCTGCTAAACGCCCCGTACATCCTTTCACGGCGGTGGAAAGCCTTATCATCGATGGCTTTCTCCTGCTTCATCTCGCCCCTTATTGTTACGGCGTCATCGGTGAGGGTTATATCCACGTCCTTCTGATCCATGCCCGGTAGATTAGCTTTGATGATGATATCGTTTTCAGTCTCATACATATCCACGGAGGGTTGCCACGCCCGGCCGCCGAGGAAGCCCGGCACCCCTCTCCGCGCAAAGGTATCATCAAACATCCTGTTTATGGTCTCCCGCAGGGAAACCAGGTCATCAAATGGATCCCACCTGATCAGGCTCATAACTCCCAACCTCCATGCTCTTTGTTCTTTTGTAGTCCTTCTCTTATGGTTCTTTCATATAGATTCGCTCGAATATTAGCTAGGTATATTGCTATTGGTGTTAGCGGCCAATTCACCTTTAGTATCTCCAGGCATCCTAAGGCTAATTCGAGCCATTGAACCGGCAAAACCACTGTTATAAATTCAATCAGCAAATCAGTCAATAGAAATACAATAGGCGGCCGCATAAAGATCAGGACTTACGGTGTTGCGCGCCGTCCCCGGAGTGGAACACCGTAAGTCCTGGAAAAGTGGCGGTAATATTCAAACTTACACTCAGGTGGGTCGCTGGGAGGAATGGTTAGTACTCCTTCGGCATCTCCCCAAGCTGGGCATAGGTGAATACCGGCCCATCTTTGCACACATATTTCGAACCGATATTGCAGCGCCCGCACTTGCCTATGCCGCACTTCATCCTCATCTCGAGGGTCGTGACGATCTGCTCCGGTGCAAAACCGAGTTCGAGCAGGTTTTGGATTACAAACTTGATCATGATGGGCGGGCCGCACGTGACCGCCACAGCGCCCCCGGGCGCCGGCGCTACCTCCTTGAGGACGGCGGGCACAAAGCCGACCCTCCCCGTCCAGGCAT from Bacillota bacterium encodes the following:
- a CDS encoding Hsp20/alpha crystallin family protein, encoding MSLIRWDPFDDLVSLRETINRMFDDTFARRGVPGFLGGRAWQPSVDMYETENDIIIKANLPGMDQKDVDITLTDDAVTIRGEMKQEKAIDDKAFHRRERMYGAFSRMLPLTSPVKREEAKASFKNGVLEIVLPKAENARSKGYKINIQ